A section of the Amycolatopsis sp. AA4 genome encodes:
- a CDS encoding type I polyketide synthase: protein MSETRAEREQALLRELLLEKYEPIAIVGVGLRFPGGSTTPAEFEEFLRDGRCGTGPIPDDRWDVAGYFSAEGTAKGKTSASGGGFLDRIDRFDPGFFNISPKEAQYIDPQHRLGLETAWEALEDATIDPSALRGRNGGVYIGISCFDYTLEIGALADDELDAYVGTGTAHSALPGRISYLLGWRGPSIAIDTACSSSIVALDLAVQGLRRGDCEIAITGGVNAIHHPLNHIVFSQAGMLSPDGKCKTFDESADGYARSEGAGMIVLKRLSDAKRDGDRILALIRGTAVRQDGESGGLTVPNSVAQEAVMRAALDRASLSPADIQYVEAHGTGTSLGDPIEMRSISGVFAESHTPENPVVVGSLKTNIGHMEAAAGIGGVIKTALQLRHGRIYPHLHVDRPSAHIPWDRSPVSVPETTTRWEAPVRRAVVNSFGFAGTIASAVLEQTPEKLLAPAEPASAREGEGEVFVLSAKSPKALRLQAAKYRDFLAQTPDVPLRDVCYTAAVGRAHFDERLSGVVSSREDLLALLAAEPAAATGETYKVAMLFTGQGAQYPGMGRALYERYPEFRAHVDECDRLFARHLGVSVRDLGFGSDREPLDRTEFTQPALFTVEYAMAKLWIGWGVEPSVLIGHSIGEVVAAAVAGLFSLEDAVLLVAARARLMQSVSAPGGMVSVALPAAELEPLLAGYSDLAIAAVNAPGLCVVSGGEESLAKVVEQLAAREVKAKPLAVSHAFHSPLMREVFADFAAAIAGIEFHEPDRTLISNVTGAVASPELLSDPQYWVRHIGEPVDFAAGMAAIAARGRHAFVEVGPAGTLLGLGRRCVDPGEHLWLASMHPDDATGEVLKKSVAELYRAGLSLSWAGYYRGREGRRVTLPAYAFDRRRYWLPASAGRKQDGGGASAHHPLLGVPARGEGSVREFRTTLSPGRPGYLRDHVVMGQFVVPAAAFVEVLLAAQDVVFGETGRPLRDIGIHEPLIVSDEYEVEVRTLVWPDENGCAAVEIFSRVAGEDGGIERKHVTATIDAPADALLPELAAASAELRERAAAVVDAEPVAVVPEDLYADFDDLGLSYGPEFARITSLTREGDRVSVAALRGHDTGAGEYLPPFLLDNVIQSVAGVLDDGESYLPVGFGTLQLLKKPKGETLRSLLRITSDDLTSRDLTADMLLLDGDRAVFVARGLAFRRVAAGPNEQRRGLFHETRWVKRSLVRTSRAEPRDVVVVNRSAAQFDSLAEPLRAAGIRVRYAADAAGVAALYAERTPTDVCWFWRPAAGGMLPEEAERNYSDLLSTLDILQRRSFGQGQRFWLVTEGAQQLPGDAEDVSVPPLAASLWGFGRSLWSESPAYRPTLVDVVEGDYAPLIAEWQLAEADEFQVAYRDGIRHVRRIRALDAAGPRDDNFALVPGKDGEFAGIRRAPVEDEPPQGAEIQVRVHAAGINFKDVLNALGLLAQHAADTGAEYRELPLGFEGAGTVVAAGPEAEFAVGDEVIVSHLGCMRRRVTVPSEMAVRKPPNLGFAEAAGVPTAYVTAYYSLHTLAGIKPGDRVLVHAAAGGVGQAAVALAKLAGAEIYATASPGKHDFLRAQGIEHVLNSRTLEFGDRIRELTGGRGVDIVLNSLNKDFIPAGLGVLAEGGRFVELGKLGIWSAEQVREVRPDVGYHNFDLSEFPEAELRRISKDILETVAGLLTSGQIAPIATTAYSLDEIEEAFGVLSRGANVGKLVLDFAERPGIGSGPGVALSPDETYLITGGLGALGVVTARKLVDEGARHLSLVSRREPDARAIADLAQRLGEDVRVEFYRGDIADAADVGRIAEAIGAAGRPLGGIVHAAGVLADGPISAMTWEQIDRVFRTKVYGTWLLHEMAAKFPELKFFVGYSSMSAALGPAGQANYAAGNTFVDAVMTRRAAAGQAGLSVGWGPWAEVGMAASLTEQMIRGIEGQGLRFLKPRAGARALGKLLGQPVSEVMVGEVEWDRFVPSRPAANALFRLVARTATVADRSVDLDALRALPKLERRAAINEAVRARIADLLRFDDAGDISPQAKFMELGVDSLMAVEMKNALESAFRVSLPTSVVFDYPSVAVLAAFVDEQLVPETAAPDAGTGAVETMPDAEIDAELAALRGM from the coding sequence GTGTCCGAGACCCGCGCCGAACGCGAGCAGGCGCTGCTGCGCGAGCTGCTGCTGGAGAAGTACGAGCCGATCGCCATCGTCGGGGTCGGCCTGCGCTTCCCCGGCGGCAGCACGACGCCGGCCGAGTTCGAGGAGTTCCTGCGGGACGGCCGTTGCGGCACCGGCCCGATCCCGGACGACCGGTGGGACGTGGCCGGGTACTTCTCGGCCGAGGGCACGGCGAAGGGCAAGACCTCGGCGTCGGGCGGCGGCTTCCTCGACCGGATCGACCGCTTCGACCCCGGGTTCTTCAACATCTCCCCGAAAGAGGCCCAGTACATCGACCCGCAGCACCGGCTGGGGCTCGAAACCGCGTGGGAGGCGCTGGAGGACGCCACGATCGACCCGTCCGCGCTGCGCGGGCGCAACGGCGGCGTGTACATCGGCATCTCCTGCTTCGACTACACGCTGGAGATCGGCGCGCTGGCCGACGACGAGCTGGACGCGTACGTGGGCACCGGCACCGCGCACAGCGCCCTGCCCGGCCGCATTTCCTACTTGCTCGGCTGGCGGGGCCCGAGCATCGCGATCGACACCGCGTGCTCGTCCTCGATCGTCGCGCTCGACCTGGCGGTGCAGGGCCTGCGCCGCGGCGACTGCGAGATCGCCATCACCGGCGGCGTGAACGCGATCCACCATCCGCTCAACCACATCGTGTTCTCCCAGGCCGGAATGCTGTCTCCGGACGGCAAGTGCAAGACGTTCGACGAGTCGGCCGACGGCTACGCCCGCAGCGAAGGCGCCGGGATGATCGTGCTCAAGCGGCTTTCCGACGCCAAGCGCGACGGCGACCGGATCCTCGCGCTGATCCGCGGCACCGCGGTGCGCCAGGACGGCGAGAGCGGCGGCTTGACCGTGCCCAACAGCGTCGCGCAGGAAGCCGTCATGCGCGCGGCGCTGGACCGCGCTTCGCTGAGCCCGGCCGACATCCAGTACGTCGAGGCGCACGGCACCGGGACCTCCCTCGGCGACCCGATCGAGATGCGCTCGATCAGCGGCGTGTTCGCTGAATCGCACACGCCGGAGAACCCCGTCGTCGTCGGCTCGCTCAAGACCAACATCGGGCACATGGAGGCCGCCGCGGGCATCGGCGGCGTCATCAAGACCGCGCTGCAGCTGCGGCACGGCCGGATCTACCCGCATCTGCACGTCGACCGGCCCTCCGCGCACATCCCGTGGGACCGCTCGCCGGTTTCGGTTCCGGAGACGACGACGCGGTGGGAGGCTCCGGTGCGCCGGGCCGTGGTCAACTCGTTCGGTTTCGCCGGGACGATCGCCTCGGCCGTGCTGGAGCAGACGCCGGAGAAGCTGCTCGCCCCCGCCGAGCCGGCGTCCGCGCGCGAGGGGGAGGGCGAGGTGTTCGTCCTGTCCGCCAAGAGCCCGAAGGCGCTTCGCTTGCAGGCAGCCAAATACCGCGACTTCCTCGCCCAGACGCCGGACGTGCCGCTGCGCGACGTCTGCTACACCGCCGCCGTCGGCCGGGCGCATTTCGACGAGCGGCTGTCCGGGGTCGTGTCCAGCCGGGAGGACCTGCTCGCCCTGCTGGCCGCCGAACCCGCGGCGGCGACGGGGGAGACGTACAAGGTCGCGATGCTGTTCACCGGCCAGGGCGCCCAGTACCCGGGCATGGGCCGCGCGCTGTACGAGCGCTATCCGGAATTCCGGGCCCACGTCGACGAATGCGACCGCCTGTTCGCCCGGCACCTCGGAGTGTCCGTGCGGGACTTGGGTTTCGGCTCCGACCGCGAACCGCTCGACCGGACCGAATTCACCCAGCCCGCCCTGTTCACCGTCGAGTACGCCATGGCGAAGCTCTGGATCGGCTGGGGCGTCGAGCCGAGCGTGCTGATCGGGCACAGCATCGGCGAGGTCGTCGCCGCCGCGGTCGCCGGGCTGTTCTCGCTCGAGGACGCGGTGCTGCTCGTCGCGGCGCGCGCCCGGCTGATGCAGTCGGTCTCGGCGCCGGGCGGCATGGTGTCGGTCGCGCTGCCCGCCGCCGAACTGGAGCCGCTGCTCGCCGGGTACTCGGACCTGGCGATCGCGGCGGTCAACGCGCCCGGGCTCTGCGTGGTCTCCGGCGGCGAGGAATCGCTCGCCAAGGTCGTCGAGCAGCTGGCCGCGCGCGAGGTGAAGGCCAAGCCCCTCGCCGTTTCGCACGCGTTCCACTCGCCGCTGATGCGCGAGGTCTTCGCCGACTTCGCCGCGGCCATCGCGGGCATCGAATTCCACGAGCCGGACCGCACCCTGATCTCCAACGTCACCGGCGCGGTCGCGTCGCCGGAGCTGTTGTCGGACCCGCAGTACTGGGTCCGGCACATCGGCGAGCCGGTGGACTTCGCCGCGGGCATGGCGGCGATCGCGGCCCGCGGCAGGCACGCGTTCGTCGAGGTCGGCCCGGCGGGCACGCTGCTCGGCCTCGGCCGCCGGTGCGTCGACCCGGGCGAGCACCTCTGGCTGGCCAGCATGCACCCCGACGACGCGACCGGCGAGGTGCTCAAGAAGTCCGTCGCCGAGCTGTACCGGGCCGGGCTTTCCCTGTCCTGGGCGGGTTATTACCGCGGCCGGGAAGGCCGCCGCGTCACGCTGCCGGCCTACGCGTTCGACCGGCGGCGGTACTGGCTGCCCGCGTCCGCCGGGCGCAAGCAGGACGGCGGCGGAGCGAGCGCGCACCACCCGCTGCTCGGCGTTCCGGCGCGGGGCGAGGGCAGCGTCCGGGAATTCCGCACGACGCTGAGCCCCGGCCGTCCCGGCTACCTGCGCGACCACGTCGTGATGGGCCAGTTCGTGGTCCCCGCCGCCGCGTTCGTCGAGGTGCTGCTGGCGGCGCAGGACGTCGTGTTCGGCGAGACCGGCCGTCCGTTGCGGGACATCGGGATCCACGAGCCGCTGATCGTGTCCGACGAATACGAGGTCGAGGTTCGCACACTGGTGTGGCCGGACGAAAACGGCTGTGCCGCGGTCGAGATCTTCAGCCGGGTCGCGGGCGAGGACGGCGGCATCGAGCGCAAGCACGTCACCGCGACCATCGACGCACCCGCCGACGCGTTGCTGCCCGAACTCGCGGCGGCGTCGGCCGAACTGCGCGAACGCGCGGCCGCGGTAGTGGACGCCGAACCGGTGGCCGTCGTGCCCGAAGACCTCTACGCCGACTTCGACGACCTCGGGCTGTCGTACGGTCCCGAGTTCGCGCGGATCACCTCGCTGACGCGGGAAGGCGACCGTGTTTCGGTAGCCGCGCTGCGCGGGCACGACACCGGCGCGGGCGAGTACCTGCCGCCGTTCTTGCTGGACAACGTGATCCAGTCGGTCGCCGGGGTGCTCGACGACGGCGAGAGCTACCTGCCGGTCGGCTTCGGCACCCTGCAACTGCTCAAGAAGCCGAAGGGCGAGACGCTGCGCAGCCTGCTGCGCATCACCAGCGACGACCTGACCAGCCGGGACCTGACCGCCGACATGCTGCTGCTCGACGGGGACCGGGCGGTGTTCGTCGCGCGGGGGCTCGCGTTCCGGCGCGTCGCCGCCGGGCCGAACGAGCAGCGGCGCGGGCTGTTCCACGAAACCCGGTGGGTCAAGCGTTCTCTCGTGCGCACGTCCCGGGCCGAGCCGCGCGACGTCGTCGTGGTCAACCGGTCCGCGGCGCAGTTCGATTCGCTCGCCGAGCCGTTGCGGGCAGCGGGGATCCGCGTGCGCTACGCCGCGGACGCGGCCGGCGTGGCGGCGTTGTACGCCGAGCGCACGCCGACGGACGTCTGCTGGTTCTGGCGGCCGGCCGCCGGGGGCATGCTGCCCGAGGAGGCCGAGCGCAACTACTCCGACCTTCTGTCTACTTTGGACATTCTGCAGCGCCGCTCGTTCGGGCAGGGCCAGCGATTCTGGCTGGTGACCGAAGGCGCTCAGCAGCTGCCGGGCGATGCCGAGGACGTCTCCGTGCCGCCGCTCGCGGCGTCGCTGTGGGGCTTCGGCCGGTCGCTGTGGTCGGAAAGCCCGGCCTATCGGCCGACCCTGGTCGACGTCGTGGAGGGCGACTACGCACCGCTGATCGCGGAGTGGCAGCTGGCCGAGGCCGACGAGTTCCAGGTCGCCTACCGCGACGGGATCCGGCACGTGCGCCGGATCCGCGCGCTCGACGCGGCCGGTCCGCGCGACGACAACTTCGCCCTGGTCCCGGGCAAGGACGGCGAATTCGCCGGGATCCGGCGCGCGCCGGTCGAGGACGAACCGCCCCAGGGCGCCGAAATCCAGGTCCGCGTGCACGCCGCCGGGATCAACTTCAAGGACGTGCTCAACGCCCTGGGCCTGCTCGCCCAGCACGCCGCCGACACCGGAGCCGAGTACCGCGAACTGCCGCTCGGCTTCGAGGGCGCGGGCACGGTGGTCGCGGCCGGTCCGGAGGCGGAGTTCGCGGTCGGCGACGAAGTGATCGTGAGCCACCTCGGCTGCATGCGCCGCCGGGTGACCGTGCCGTCGGAAATGGCGGTGCGCAAGCCGCCGAACCTCGGGTTCGCGGAGGCCGCCGGCGTGCCGACGGCGTACGTGACCGCGTACTACTCGCTGCACACGCTGGCCGGGATCAAGCCGGGCGACCGGGTGCTCGTCCACGCCGCCGCGGGCGGGGTCGGCCAGGCGGCGGTCGCGCTGGCCAAGCTCGCCGGTGCGGAAATCTACGCCACGGCCAGCCCCGGCAAGCACGATTTCCTTCGCGCGCAAGGCATCGAGCACGTGCTGAACTCGCGCACGCTGGAGTTCGGCGACCGGATCCGGGAGCTGACCGGCGGCCGCGGCGTCGACATCGTGCTCAACAGCCTCAACAAGGACTTCATCCCGGCGGGCCTCGGCGTGCTGGCCGAGGGCGGCCGGTTCGTGGAGCTCGGCAAGCTGGGCATCTGGTCGGCCGAACAGGTCCGCGAGGTGCGGCCGGACGTCGGCTACCACAACTTCGACCTCAGCGAGTTCCCCGAGGCGGAGCTGCGGCGGATCAGCAAGGACATCCTCGAAACCGTGGCCGGCCTGCTCACTTCCGGGCAGATCGCGCCGATCGCGACGACCGCGTACTCGCTCGACGAGATCGAGGAGGCGTTCGGCGTGCTCAGCCGGGGCGCGAACGTCGGCAAGCTGGTGCTGGACTTCGCCGAGCGCCCCGGGATCGGCTCCGGCCCGGGCGTCGCCCTGAGCCCGGACGAGACGTACCTGATCACCGGCGGTCTCGGCGCGCTCGGCGTCGTCACCGCCCGGAAGCTGGTCGACGAGGGCGCCCGGCACCTGAGCCTGGTCAGCCGCCGGGAACCGGACGCGCGAGCGATCGCGGATCTCGCGCAGCGGCTCGGCGAGGACGTGCGGGTCGAGTTCTACCGGGGCGACATCGCCGACGCGGCGGACGTCGGCCGCATCGCCGAGGCGATCGGCGCGGCGGGCCGTCCGCTCGGCGGGATCGTGCACGCGGCGGGCGTCCTCGCCGACGGGCCGATCTCGGCGATGACGTGGGAGCAGATCGACCGGGTCTTCCGGACGAAGGTCTACGGCACCTGGCTGCTGCACGAGATGGCCGCGAAGTTCCCCGAGCTGAAGTTCTTCGTCGGCTACTCGTCGATGTCCGCCGCGCTCGGCCCGGCGGGCCAGGCGAACTACGCGGCGGGCAACACGTTCGTCGACGCGGTGATGACGCGGCGGGCGGCGGCCGGGCAGGCGGGGCTGAGCGTCGGCTGGGGCCCGTGGGCCGAGGTCGGCATGGCGGCGAGCCTGACCGAGCAGATGATCCGCGGCATCGAGGGCCAGGGTCTGCGCTTCCTCAAGCCGAGGGCCGGGGCCAGGGCGCTCGGGAAGCTGCTCGGGCAGCCGGTCTCCGAGGTCATGGTCGGCGAGGTCGAATGGGACCGGTTCGTCCCGTCGCGCCCGGCGGCCAACGCGTTGTTCCGGCTGGTGGCGCGGACGGCCACGGTGGCCGACCGCTCGGTCGACCTGGACGCGCTGCGGGCGCTGCCGAAACTCGAGCGGCGGGCGGCGATCAACGAGGCCGTGCGCGCGCGGATCGCGGACCTGCTGCGGTTCGACGACGCCGGCGACATCTCGCCGCAGGCGAAGTTCATGGAACTCGGCGTCGACTCGCTGATGGCGGTGGAGATGAAAAACGCGCTGGAGTCGGCGTTCCGCGTCTCGTTGCCGACTTCCGTGGTCTTCGACTACCCGTCGGTGGCCGTGCTCGCCGCGTTCGTGGACGAGCAGCTCGTCCCGGAAACGGCGGCCCCGGATGCCGGGACCGGCGCGGTCGAGACCATGCCGGACGCGGAGATCGACGCCGAACTCGCCGCGCTGCGGGGGATGTGA
- a CDS encoding acyl carrier protein, which translates to MPSPIPSEERPRAVEELLALPRPDRRDALETLVSAEFRRALLMSEKDDLPPDENYFALGLTSLRAAEIKQRLEEKLGCELDASLLFDNATVRQVVDFVAEAVLPGAGAPAAAEPSGPGHRQLVDSLLEDLYEH; encoded by the coding sequence TTGCCATCTCCAATCCCGTCTGAGGAACGGCCGCGGGCCGTCGAAGAGCTGCTGGCGCTGCCGCGGCCGGACCGCCGGGACGCGCTCGAGACGCTGGTCTCGGCCGAGTTCCGGCGCGCGCTGCTGATGTCCGAAAAGGACGATCTGCCGCCCGACGAGAACTACTTCGCGCTGGGGCTGACCTCGTTGCGGGCGGCCGAGATCAAGCAGCGGCTCGAAGAAAAGCTCGGCTGCGAGCTGGACGCGTCGCTGCTGTTCGACAACGCGACCGTCCGCCAGGTCGTCGACTTCGTCGCCGAAGCGGTCCTGCCCGGGGCCGGTGCGCCCGCCGCGGCGGAACCGTCCGGGCCGGGGCACCGGCAGCTGGTCGATTCCCTGCTCGAAGACCTCTACGAACACTGA
- a CDS encoding FcoT family thioesterase, whose product MRTDEHPAGRLVRFDTDHELLDRVLRVYREHCRYLKFAETTVPHGPESGEGISVAGEFAIPESCYIDDTGHFNAVEFNICYNQMAYYLIAKAVQDGLHPVFARWTIDDFWRLQLGNILITDLKSTFKRQMRGRMFEGRTTVVDVVRLDQVERWDPLIVLRTKCEFWDETGGNCRGEVKIAISNPV is encoded by the coding sequence ATGAGGACGGACGAACACCCGGCCGGGCGGCTCGTGCGGTTCGACACCGACCACGAGCTGCTCGACCGGGTCCTGCGGGTGTACCGCGAACACTGCCGCTACCTCAAATTCGCCGAGACCACCGTGCCGCACGGGCCGGAGTCCGGCGAGGGGATTTCGGTGGCGGGGGAGTTCGCGATCCCCGAGTCGTGCTACATCGACGACACCGGGCACTTCAACGCGGTCGAGTTCAACATCTGCTACAACCAGATGGCCTACTACCTGATCGCCAAGGCGGTCCAGGACGGCCTGCACCCGGTTTTCGCGCGCTGGACCATCGACGACTTCTGGCGGCTGCAGCTGGGGAACATCCTGATCACCGACCTGAAGAGCACCTTCAAGCGCCAGATGCGCGGAAGGATGTTCGAGGGCCGGACCACCGTCGTCGACGTCGTGCGGCTCGACCAGGTCGAGCGCTGGGACCCGCTGATCGTCCTCCGCACGAAGTGCGAGTTCTGGGACGAGACCGGCGGAAACTGCCGAGGTGAAGTGAAGATTGCCATCTCCAATCCCGTCTGA
- a CDS encoding cytochrome P450, producing MPFDEGYFADPYPTYAKLREDAPIHRVCLPEGPPVWLVTRYDDVAELLKDRRLVRNRRHANSDYESELLPVLVREGNLHMEDGELHTRLRRFMNFAFTPKRIAMLRTRIEQETDRLLDEIEARGGGDLMHLLAAPLPIQITIDLLGIPRDMGGNFRGWSDAMLGGVIEEARTAGKQLIEFIYQLVARKRENPDDDLMSHWVHGKDEEGHGLSEQEMVGMTFFLVLGGYDTTVGSMGSTILALLTQPDKAQRLREHPELIPDAVEEMLRWDGSAHNALRRFAVEDMEICGTQVKAGDTVILSISSANRDPARFPDPDVLDFDREDKQHWSFGRGAHHCPGKELARIEIQIMVEKLLTRFPDLKLAIAREEIEWRPNYLIRSPRRIPVTVR from the coding sequence GTGCCGTTCGACGAAGGCTACTTCGCCGATCCCTATCCCACCTACGCGAAACTGCGCGAAGACGCGCCGATCCACCGCGTCTGCCTGCCCGAGGGCCCGCCGGTCTGGCTGGTCACCCGCTACGACGACGTCGCCGAGCTGCTGAAGGACCGGCGCCTGGTGCGCAACCGCCGGCACGCCAACAGCGACTACGAGAGCGAACTGCTGCCGGTGCTCGTGCGCGAGGGCAATCTGCACATGGAGGACGGCGAGCTGCACACGCGGCTGCGCCGGTTCATGAACTTCGCCTTCACGCCCAAGCGGATCGCCATGCTGCGCACCCGGATCGAGCAGGAGACCGACCGCCTGCTCGACGAGATCGAAGCGCGGGGCGGCGGCGACCTGATGCACCTGCTCGCCGCGCCGCTGCCGATCCAGATCACCATCGACCTGCTCGGCATCCCGCGCGACATGGGCGGGAACTTCCGCGGCTGGAGCGACGCGATGCTCGGCGGCGTGATCGAGGAGGCGCGCACCGCGGGCAAGCAGCTGATCGAGTTCATCTACCAGCTCGTCGCCCGCAAGCGCGAGAACCCGGACGACGACCTGATGTCGCACTGGGTGCACGGCAAGGACGAGGAGGGCCACGGGCTCAGCGAGCAGGAGATGGTCGGCATGACCTTCTTCCTCGTGCTCGGCGGCTACGACACCACGGTCGGCTCGATGGGCAGCACGATCCTCGCCCTGCTCACCCAGCCGGACAAGGCGCAGCGGCTGCGGGAGCACCCGGAGCTGATCCCGGACGCGGTGGAGGAAATGCTGCGCTGGGACGGCTCGGCGCACAACGCCTTGCGCCGCTTCGCCGTCGAGGACATGGAAATCTGCGGCACGCAGGTCAAAGCCGGCGACACGGTGATCCTCAGCATCTCCTCGGCGAACCGCGACCCGGCCCGCTTCCCCGACCCGGACGTGCTCGACTTCGACCGCGAGGACAAGCAGCACTGGTCCTTCGGCCGCGGCGCGCACCACTGCCCGGGCAAGGAACTCGCGCGGATCGAGATCCAGATCATGGTCGAGAAGCTGCTGACCCGGTTCCCGGACCTCAAGCTCGCGATCGCGCGCGAGGAGATCGAATGGCGGCCGAACTACCTGATCCGCTCGCCGCGCAGGATCCCGGTGACCGTCCGATGA
- a CDS encoding cytochrome P450 gives MTSKCPFGGDATAPVFDADYFADPYTRYEQLREAGPVHQVWLPEGMPAWLVTRYDLVGELLKDKRLVRNREHANESYQNELLPQAVREGNLHMEDGALHTRLRRFMNFAFTPKRIDALRPRMSKVADELLEAFATAGGGDLMTAFAEPMPIAIIVDILGIPADMHGDFHTWSDMIMCGVLEDAHQAGRNLIEYTHQLIERKRAEPLDDLLSHWVHGKDEEGNGLNDNEIVGMTFFLLLGGYVTTFGSFGTAVLGLLAQPEKAAQLRANPDLLPEAVEEFLRWDGSAQNSMRRFAIEEMEIAGVRIPKGDTVILSLGSANRDPRHFPDPDVLDFEREDKQHWTFGRGPHHCPAKELARIELQIMIGKLLERFPDLSLAVPAESIEWRPNYIFRAPRTLPVSLRP, from the coding sequence ATGACGAGCAAATGCCCGTTCGGCGGGGACGCCACCGCCCCGGTCTTCGACGCGGACTACTTCGCCGACCCGTACACCCGGTACGAACAGCTCCGGGAGGCCGGCCCGGTCCACCAGGTCTGGCTGCCCGAGGGCATGCCCGCGTGGCTGGTCACGCGCTACGACCTGGTCGGCGAGCTGCTGAAGGACAAGCGGCTCGTGCGCAACCGCGAGCACGCCAACGAGAGCTACCAGAACGAACTGCTGCCGCAGGCGGTGCGGGAAGGCAACCTCCACATGGAGGACGGGGCGCTGCACACGCGGCTGCGCCGGTTCATGAACTTCGCCTTCACGCCCAAGCGGATCGACGCGCTGCGGCCGCGGATGAGCAAGGTCGCGGACGAACTGCTGGAGGCGTTCGCCACGGCCGGCGGCGGCGACCTGATGACGGCGTTCGCCGAGCCGATGCCGATCGCCATCATCGTGGACATCCTCGGCATCCCGGCCGACATGCACGGCGACTTCCACACGTGGAGCGACATGATCATGTGCGGCGTCCTGGAGGACGCGCACCAGGCGGGCCGCAACCTGATCGAGTACACCCACCAGCTGATCGAGCGCAAGCGCGCCGAACCGCTCGACGACCTGCTGTCGCACTGGGTCCACGGCAAGGACGAGGAAGGCAACGGCCTCAACGACAACGAGATCGTCGGCATGACCTTCTTCCTCCTGCTCGGCGGCTACGTCACCACGTTCGGCTCGTTCGGCACCGCCGTGCTCGGCCTGCTGGCCCAGCCGGAGAAGGCCGCCCAGCTGCGCGCGAACCCGGACCTGCTCCCGGAGGCCGTCGAGGAATTCCTGCGCTGGGACGGCTCGGCGCAGAACTCCATGCGGCGCTTCGCGATCGAGGAGATGGAGATCGCCGGGGTCCGCATCCCCAAGGGCGACACCGTGATCCTGTCGCTGGGCTCGGCCAATCGCGACCCGCGCCATTTCCCGGACCCCGACGTGCTCGACTTCGAACGCGAGGACAAACAGCACTGGACCTTCGGCCGCGGCCCGCACCACTGCCCGGCCAAGGAACTCGCCCGGATCGAACTGCAGATCATGATCGGCAAGCTGCTCGAGCGCTTCCCCGACCTGTCGCTGGCGGTGCCCGCGGAGTCGATCGAATGGCGTCCGAACTACATCTTCCGCGCTCCGCGCACGCTGCCGGTGTCGCTCCGCCCGTGA
- a CDS encoding TauD/TfdA family dioxygenase, which produces MVVSKQADAKFGVVVEGFDATTATSEEFAELKRQVYENKIAVLKDQKLSPDEFVEMGKRMGEPSSYYEPVYHHPDNPLIFVSSNVPKDGKQIGVPKTGKFWHADYQFMDKPYGLTLIYPQVVPQKNRGTYFIDMGAAYEGLPESLKQEVADAVAVHSPRRFFKIRPSDVYRPVGELLAEIEERTPEVRHRAVVKHPVTGESVLYVSEGFTTGLEDAKGEEIRGDLLSRLLDAVGQLDTTFEHENIHLQRFSEGDMLVWDNRSLVHRALHTVTPEPAVSFRVTLYDEHPFDAGA; this is translated from the coding sequence ATGGTCGTCAGCAAGCAGGCTGACGCGAAATTCGGCGTCGTCGTCGAAGGATTCGACGCGACGACCGCGACTTCCGAGGAATTCGCCGAACTGAAGCGCCAGGTGTACGAGAACAAGATCGCCGTGCTCAAGGACCAGAAGCTCTCGCCCGACGAGTTCGTCGAGATGGGCAAGCGGATGGGGGAGCCGTCCTCGTACTACGAGCCGGTCTACCACCACCCGGACAACCCGCTGATCTTCGTGTCGTCGAACGTCCCGAAGGACGGCAAGCAGATCGGCGTGCCGAAGACCGGCAAGTTCTGGCACGCGGACTACCAGTTCATGGACAAGCCGTACGGCCTGACGCTGATCTACCCGCAGGTCGTGCCGCAGAAGAACCGGGGCACCTACTTCATCGACATGGGCGCGGCCTACGAGGGCCTGCCCGAATCGCTGAAGCAGGAGGTCGCCGACGCGGTCGCCGTGCACAGCCCGCGCCGGTTCTTCAAGATCCGCCCGAGCGACGTCTACCGGCCGGTCGGCGAGCTGCTGGCCGAGATCGAGGAGCGCACGCCCGAGGTCCGCCACCGCGCGGTCGTCAAGCACCCGGTCACCGGCGAATCGGTGCTCTACGTCAGCGAGGGCTTCACCACCGGCCTCGAGGACGCGAAGGGCGAGGAGATCCGCGGCGACCTGCTGAGCAGGCTGCTCGACGCGGTCGGCCAGCTGGACACGACCTTCGAGCACGAGAACATCCACCTGCAGCGCTTCTCCGAGGGCGACATGCTCGTCTGGGACAACCGCAGCCTGGTGCACCGCGCGCTGCACACCGTCACCCCCGAACCCGCCGTGTCGTTCCGGGTGACGCTCTACGACGAGCACCCGTTCGACGCCGGAGCCTGA
- a CDS encoding SsgA family sporulation/cell division regulator — MRNDHVTLRSTAVFDLLAPRTPAVPVKVELRYDTRDPYAVVAAFRTGRAGWVEWVYARDLLADGLLADAGDGDVRIRPSVEDPESVLIELNSPSGHAMFEASAQELADFLDRTYDVVLPGNEHLWVDVDDALTHLIPNDLA; from the coding sequence ATGCGCAACGATCACGTGACGCTCCGCTCGACGGCGGTCTTCGACCTGCTGGCGCCGCGGACCCCGGCGGTTCCGGTGAAGGTGGAGCTGCGCTACGACACCCGCGACCCCTATGCCGTAGTCGCCGCCTTCCGCACCGGGCGGGCCGGCTGGGTCGAATGGGTCTACGCGCGCGACCTGCTCGCCGACGGCCTGCTCGCCGACGCCGGCGACGGGGACGTCCGCATCCGCCCCTCGGTGGAGGACCCGGAGTCGGTCCTGATCGAGCTGAACTCGCCGTCCGGGCACGCCATGTTCGAGGCGTCCGCGCAGGAGCTGGCCGATTTCCTGGACCGCACGTACGACGTCGTGCTGCCGGGCAACGAGCACCTGTGGGTCGACGTCGACGACGCGCTCACCCACCTGATCCCGAACGATCTGGCCTGA